GTTTTATCCTCATCCTCCAGTGGATCAAGGTTGAATCCCCACACCAGCCGCAGGGGACCCATGGGTGACAACCAGCGAACACCAACACCGGCAGCTTTTTTGATGGAATCGGTAAAATCGCCCCAGTTTTGATCGTCATCGAGGACCTGACCGGAATCAAAAAAGAAAACACCGCGAAGTCCCTGGGTTTCGAGCAGAGGGAAGATAAATTCAATATTGGAATACCACATCTTGTCGCCACCTATCCTGTCACCGGATGCTTCGTCAATCGGACTGATTTTTGCGTATTTGAAACCTCTGACGGAATTGAGGCCACCGAGGTAAAACCGTTCATAAACCGGCAGTTTGTCTGTTTCGTTCTCAAAGACCTGGCCGGCAGCACCCTTGATATGAAAAATTGTTTTGAACGGCAGGGGGAAGTACCAGCTGGTTGAGCCTTCAAGTTTGGTAAATTGTGCATCTCCTCCCAGGGGGCCGCCTCCGAATTTTACACTGAGCACATTTCTAGAACCGCTTGAAGCCCCATATAGACGGTTTCTGGTGTCTCTAACCAGGGAAACCTTGATTGCACTGGTGACATGAAGGTCCACCGATTTTCGAATAACGTAAGAGGCCGTATCCTCCACATCCGTCAAGTCGGTGTTGGTATAGCTGTAGTTTCCAAAAAACTTCCATTTTCCCCAGATGGGATAACCCATGCGGATGCCACCACCTTTGGAGTCTTTTGTGTAATCATCATACTCGCGCTTTGTACTGAAAGCATCCATCCCCCAGGAAAAAGAAGAATCGTTCAGATGAGGATTTGTGTATCCCAGGTTGAATCTGGAGCTGAAACCGCTGATATTTCCACTCAGTGCCAGAGTGTCACCGCGGCCCAGAAAATTGTTTTCTGATATCCGGCCCATGAGTATGAGCTTGTCAACAGAGCTGTAACCTGCTCCGATACTGAACGTTCCTGTGCTTTTTTCCTTTACCTCGACCACTATATTCATTCGGGCAGGATTCAGTGATGGCTCAGGAGTGATATTGACCTCCTCAAAATACATGAGTCGCTGAAGAGCCTGGGTGGATTGACGCAGTGCCTTGGAGTTGAAGACACCTCCCTCAGCAATTTTCAACTCCCGCCGGATGACATTGTCCCTTGTACGCGTGTTACCTTTAATGGTGATCCTGTCAATGTATACAAGGTCACCTTTACTGATCTTGAAATTAATATCAATTCTGTTTCCGGTTGTTTTCCTGGTTATCGGTCTGATGTTGGCAAAGGCATATCCGGATTCCGCATAATAATCAGTCAGTTTGAGAATATCTTCTCGCAGTATTTGACGTGAGAGATATTTTTCTTTCCGTATTTGGAGTAAATCCAGCATCTTGTCCTTACTTCCGATAATATCTCCAGAGAATTCAACCGTGCCCACGCGGAACCGGGGACCCTCGTCGATCACGAACTTCAGGTAGAGCCATTCTTTTTCCTGTCGAATTTCAGGCTCCCCGATTCGTGCATCCAGAAAACCGTGGTTGTTATAAAACGCGATGATTCTGGATGTATCCTGTTTTATTTTCACCATATCCAGAAGACCGGCCTCAGTCAGCCATGAGAGAAACCATTTTT
The DNA window shown above is from Desulfomarina profundi and carries:
- the bamA gene encoding outer membrane protein assembly factor BamA, which encodes MKTLFLPLKINSSTNITTLTSQADSALAEALSAADIQQLPRTSPEIKDLKTWPPKPADLKKIADAHQIDYIATGSLTEIGGQFSIDVKLFDTLSPESPTYYYQTGKNPDELPMLLLKIITGIQAYIDRDFRISSIAPEGNSRIDSGAILRKIKTKAGDAYDPAALRQDLKSIYKMGYFNDVQIDVQDTANGKKIIFRVVEKPVIQSVIFEGIDELKEEDVKEAANIKEHFILNPVKISAAEEAIRQLYKTKGFYNSKVNSTISYPNDKGAVVRFIIDEGEKIYIKKISFEGNTTFDDDELLDVIETKEKWFLSWLTEAGLLDMVKIKQDTSRIIAFYNNHGFLDARIGEPEIRQEKEWLYLKFVIDEGPRFRVGTVEFSGDIIGSKDKMLDLLQIRKEKYLSRQILREDILKLTDYYAESGYAFANIRPITRKTTGNRIDINFKISKGDLVYIDRITIKGNTRTRDNVIRRELKIAEGGVFNSKALRQSTQALQRLMYFEEVNITPEPSLNPARMNIVVEVKEKSTGTFSIGAGYSSVDKLILMGRISENNFLGRGDTLALSGNISGFSSRFNLGYTNPHLNDSSFSWGMDAFSTKREYDDYTKDSKGGGIRMGYPIWGKWKFFGNYSYTNTDLTDVEDTASYVIRKSVDLHVTSAIKVSLVRDTRNRLYGASSGSRNVLSVKFGGGPLGGDAQFTKLEGSTSWYFPLPFKTIFHIKGAAGQVFENETDKLPVYERFYLGGLNSVRGFKYAKISPIDEASGDRIGGDKMWYSNIEFIFPLLETQGLRGVFFFDSGQVLDDDQNWGDFTDSIKKAAGVGVRWLSPMGPLRLVWGFNLDPLEDEDKTVWDFSIGGTF